One segment of Mycolicibacterium sp. YH-1 DNA contains the following:
- a CDS encoding GntR family transcriptional regulator, producing the protein MFDPGQVSLTDRVYDELMRAVRVGELQPGAMHSVVEIAGRLGVSRTPVREALLRMASHGMVRFERSRGVRILEVSTRDIEEIYSLRMMLEVPSAYRAAELLSDELLRPVEEAFDRMREAAEAGDEAVFQAADVDFHAAILAAAGNRRVTEVAANTRIQMMDRGLSTTATRTLADILLVHKRILDAIKARDPSASATRMRDHLVETVRLLLTQSTGDDAAADAYFPPPLPVE; encoded by the coding sequence GTGTTCGATCCTGGGCAGGTTTCGCTTACCGATCGGGTCTATGACGAGCTGATGCGCGCCGTCCGGGTGGGAGAACTGCAGCCCGGCGCCATGCATTCGGTGGTGGAGATCGCCGGACGGCTAGGGGTGTCACGGACGCCGGTGCGCGAGGCGCTGCTGCGCATGGCGAGTCACGGCATGGTCCGGTTCGAACGCAGCCGTGGCGTGCGCATCCTGGAGGTGTCCACCCGCGACATCGAGGAGATCTACTCGCTGCGGATGATGCTTGAGGTGCCCTCGGCCTATCGGGCCGCAGAGCTGTTGAGCGACGAGCTGCTGCGGCCCGTCGAGGAAGCCTTCGACCGGATGCGTGAGGCCGCCGAAGCCGGCGACGAGGCCGTGTTCCAGGCAGCAGATGTCGATTTCCACGCCGCGATTCTGGCCGCCGCCGGCAACCGGAGAGTGACCGAGGTGGCGGCGAATACCCGGATTCAGATGATGGACCGAGGACTGTCGACCACGGCGACCAGAACCCTCGCCGACATCCTGCTGGTGCACAAGCGGATTCTCGATGCCATTAAGGCTCGCGATCCTTCTGCCAGCGCGACGAGGATGCGCGACCACCTGGTCGAGACAGTGCGGCTGCTGTTGACTCAGTCCACGGGTGATGACGCAGCCGCCGACGCTTACTTCCCGCCGCCACTACCGGTCGAATAG
- a CDS encoding dihydroxy-acid dehydratase encodes MSSSPEPRGYRSGTSAVDNSRTSYGDPGFSRYLRRAFLASAGFDDESLERPLVGIAVTQSDYNTCHRDMPALLAAVKRGVEQAGGLPMEFPTISLGEILTSPTTMLFRNLMAMDTEEMIRALPMDSAVLLGGCDKTVPAQLMAAASSDIPVMLEVVGPMMSGSWRGERLGACTDCRRFWGAHRGGELSDEEIVSVRQELVSTAGTCTVMGTASTMAALTETLGMMLPGGATPPAVSGARLRHATETGRRAVELARTGGPLPRDVMTREAFENAIRVLAAIGGSTNALIHVIAVARRAGVELTMSDFDKIGSDTPLLVDCKPSGVGYMEDFHRAGGVPTLLAELAPLLHRDHRGVSGRSLGEMINNTDAPAEWQNTIRHLDEPLGPPGALAVLSGSLAPNGAIIKASAASPHLMQHTGPALVVDNPADAATILDDPDLDVTPDHVLVMRYSGPVAAGMPEAGALPIPGKLAKAGVRDMVRVSDARMSGTSYGTVVLHCDPEAAVGGPLSVVRNGDLIRLDVPNRSIDLLVSEEEIAERLKSFTPPPRAARGWRRLYEDTVLPASQGADLSFL; translated from the coding sequence ATGTCTTCATCGCCCGAGCCACGCGGATACCGATCCGGTACCTCTGCGGTCGACAACAGTCGGACGTCGTACGGGGATCCAGGGTTCAGCCGCTATCTGCGCAGGGCGTTCCTCGCATCGGCCGGTTTCGACGACGAGAGCCTGGAACGGCCGCTCGTCGGAATCGCCGTGACACAGTCGGATTACAACACCTGTCACCGCGACATGCCTGCATTGCTGGCTGCGGTGAAGCGCGGGGTTGAGCAGGCCGGTGGTCTGCCGATGGAATTCCCGACGATCTCACTCGGTGAGATCCTGACCTCGCCGACCACGATGCTGTTCCGCAACCTGATGGCGATGGACACCGAGGAGATGATTCGGGCCCTGCCGATGGATTCGGCGGTGCTGCTCGGCGGCTGCGACAAGACGGTCCCGGCCCAGTTGATGGCGGCCGCCTCCTCGGACATCCCGGTCATGCTGGAGGTCGTCGGCCCCATGATGAGCGGGTCGTGGCGCGGCGAGCGCCTAGGTGCGTGCACCGACTGCCGGCGGTTCTGGGGCGCCCACCGTGGCGGTGAACTCAGCGACGAGGAGATCGTCTCGGTGCGACAGGAACTGGTCTCGACGGCCGGAACCTGCACGGTGATGGGGACCGCCTCCACCATGGCGGCATTGACCGAGACACTGGGCATGATGCTGCCGGGCGGGGCGACGCCGCCGGCCGTGAGCGGTGCCCGACTGCGCCACGCCACCGAAACCGGTCGGCGTGCAGTTGAATTGGCCCGAACCGGCGGTCCACTGCCGCGTGATGTGATGACGCGCGAGGCGTTCGAGAACGCAATCCGGGTACTGGCCGCGATCGGCGGTTCGACCAATGCGCTGATCCACGTCATCGCGGTGGCACGCCGCGCCGGAGTGGAGCTTACGATGTCGGACTTTGACAAGATCGGTTCGGACACACCACTGCTCGTCGACTGCAAACCCTCGGGCGTCGGTTACATGGAGGACTTTCACCGGGCCGGCGGGGTTCCGACATTGCTGGCGGAGCTGGCACCGCTGCTGCACAGGGACCATCGGGGCGTCAGCGGACGGTCGCTGGGCGAGATGATCAACAACACGGACGCGCCGGCTGAGTGGCAGAACACGATCCGTCACCTCGACGAGCCGTTGGGCCCGCCCGGGGCGCTGGCCGTGCTTTCCGGTTCGTTGGCTCCCAATGGCGCGATCATCAAGGCGTCGGCGGCCAGCCCGCATCTGATGCAGCACACCGGACCGGCGCTGGTGGTGGATAACCCCGCCGACGCAGCGACGATCCTCGACGATCCCGATCTGGACGTCACCCCCGATCACGTGCTGGTGATGCGGTACTCGGGACCGGTGGCGGCGGGCATGCCGGAGGCCGGTGCGCTACCGATCCCGGGGAAACTGGCCAAGGCGGGAGTGCGTGACATGGTCCGGGTTTCCGACGCGCGGATGAGCGGGACCTCGTATGGGACAGTGGTGCTGCACTGCGACCCCGAGGCGGCTGTGGGCGGACCGCTGTCGGTGGTCCGCAACGGTGATCTGATCAGGCTGGATGTTCCGAACCGGTCGATCGATCTACTGGTATCCGAGGAGGAGATCGCCGAGCGGCTGAAATCGTTCACCCCACCGCCGCGTGCGGCGCGGGGTTGGCGTCGGCTGTACGAGGACACCGTGCTGCCGGCCAGCCAGGGCGCGGACCTGTCGTTCCTGTGA
- a CDS encoding cyclase family protein, giving the protein MCGPGIIDERTRNLIAAHAAKFREITMSPFGPDDEIGMLNLISAEKSREVMRAADGGAAIDLSVDYFIGMPSWTKAGDPGFQQWMTHTPVGTVLDDITGVGVDQNHLVAYSGDAMSMYTHCGTHIDTLNHFGYNGKIFNGYEAAQCISSRHWIKCGADKFPPIITRGVLFDVAGLHGVDVLPDNYGIGAKDLADALKRQNVEFRPGDVALVRTGRMQYWPDNDRYIDNAPGLNREGAEYLAQAGAAVIGGDNLALEQSPSPDAENWQVVHTYLLAEAGVPIMEVVDCEKLAGERLYEFAFIGACMKVRGATGAPMRPLAMPLLA; this is encoded by the coding sequence GTGTGTGGACCCGGCATCATCGACGAGCGCACCCGCAACCTCATCGCTGCGCACGCCGCGAAGTTCCGCGAGATCACCATGAGTCCATTCGGTCCGGACGATGAGATCGGCATGCTGAACCTGATCAGCGCCGAGAAGTCGCGTGAGGTCATGCGGGCCGCCGACGGCGGTGCCGCGATCGACCTGTCGGTCGACTATTTCATCGGGATGCCGTCCTGGACCAAGGCCGGCGACCCCGGCTTCCAACAGTGGATGACCCACACGCCGGTGGGTACCGTGCTCGACGACATCACCGGCGTGGGCGTCGACCAGAACCACCTGGTGGCCTACTCCGGTGACGCGATGTCGATGTACACCCACTGCGGCACGCATATCGACACGCTGAACCACTTCGGCTACAACGGGAAGATCTTCAACGGATACGAAGCAGCGCAGTGCATCAGCTCGCGGCACTGGATCAAGTGCGGGGCCGACAAGTTCCCGCCGATCATCACCCGTGGCGTTCTCTTCGATGTGGCCGGACTGCACGGAGTCGACGTCCTGCCGGACAACTATGGCATCGGCGCGAAGGATCTCGCGGATGCGCTGAAGCGGCAGAACGTGGAATTCCGGCCCGGCGACGTCGCATTGGTGCGAACTGGACGCATGCAGTACTGGCCCGACAACGATCGCTACATAGACAATGCGCCCGGGCTGAACCGTGAGGGTGCGGAGTACCTCGCCCAGGCCGGTGCGGCCGTCATCGGTGGGGACAACCTGGCGCTGGAGCAGTCACCTTCGCCGGATGCCGAGAACTGGCAGGTTGTGCACACCTATCTGCTGGCAGAGGCGGGCGTGCCGATCATGGAGGTTGTCGACTGCGAGAAGCTCGCCGGCGAGAGACTCTACGAGTTCGCATTCATCGGCGCGTGCATGAAGGTGCGCGGCGCCACGGGCGCGCCGATGCGCCCGCTGGCGATGCCGCTGCTGGCCTGA
- a CDS encoding carbon-nitrogen hydrolase family protein — MSEDQSSPDVDRTDIATPDPAIAVAQVPAVLGDPGANIVSTARWMRDAAARGAQMTVFPECALSGYMMDSREEAEAAAIEANENRLAPLLEAASDTGTFAVVGLLERDGDKVFNSAVLIGPDGVVGTYRKQHLPLLGADRFVDPGDGAAQRVYDIGALRVGIMICFDLRFPECARDIALGGADVIAMPTNWPTTAGFLADYMTRVRAVENLVYLAVSDRCDRENGTDFFGRSQVVAPTGEVLVDAGTTEGISVASIDVRQSRTKTLTFDDPPYSLPVFQGRRPELYSALTNPIDS, encoded by the coding sequence GTGTCCGAAGATCAGTCCAGCCCGGATGTAGACCGGACCGACATCGCCACACCCGACCCCGCAATCGCCGTCGCTCAAGTCCCCGCCGTGCTCGGCGATCCGGGCGCCAATATCGTCTCGACGGCCCGCTGGATGCGCGATGCCGCCGCGCGCGGGGCCCAGATGACCGTCTTCCCCGAATGCGCGTTGTCCGGTTACATGATGGATTCGCGCGAGGAGGCTGAGGCCGCCGCGATCGAGGCCAATGAGAACCGGTTGGCACCGCTGCTCGAGGCCGCCTCGGACACCGGCACATTCGCTGTGGTGGGCCTGCTCGAGCGCGATGGCGACAAGGTCTTCAACAGTGCCGTCCTGATCGGTCCCGACGGCGTAGTCGGCACCTACCGCAAGCAACACCTGCCACTCTTGGGGGCCGACCGGTTCGTCGACCCCGGTGACGGTGCCGCCCAGCGCGTGTACGACATCGGTGCGCTACGCGTCGGAATCATGATCTGCTTCGACCTGCGGTTCCCGGAATGCGCCCGAGACATCGCGCTCGGCGGGGCCGATGTCATTGCCATGCCCACCAATTGGCCGACCACGGCCGGCTTCCTGGCCGACTACATGACCCGGGTGCGCGCGGTGGAGAACCTGGTGTATCTGGCGGTGTCGGACCGGTGCGATCGCGAGAACGGCACCGACTTCTTCGGCCGCAGCCAGGTGGTGGCGCCCACCGGCGAGGTCCTCGTCGACGCGGGCACCACCGAGGGGATCTCGGTGGCATCCATCGATGTGCGCCAATCCCGTACCAAGACTTTGACGTTCGATGATCCCCCGTACTCCCTGCCGGTCTTCCAGGGACGTCGTCCCGAGCTGTACTCGGCACTCACCAACCCTATCGACAGTTAG
- a CDS encoding SDR family NAD(P)-dependent oxidoreductase has protein sequence MTDSASTTVKTTLITGAASGIGAATATLLAQRGHRLVLADIDADHLEQVAGDIRASAPEGVGIITVFADVSDESTAAAAVEAGYQAFGGIDGLVTSAAVMVSKPLTETTLDDWNSLQSVNVTGVFLICREFIRRLVENDRTGAIVNLSSISGTVALPNQAAYCASKGAVAQLTRQIAVEYAPRGIRANVVSPGTVETRQLATYLRSQPDPDAARRALYAAHPIGRVGEASEVASAIAFLLGPDSSFVTGAALAVDGGYTSI, from the coding sequence ATGACCGACAGCGCATCGACCACCGTGAAAACGACCCTGATCACCGGCGCTGCCAGCGGAATCGGCGCGGCCACCGCCACACTGCTGGCCCAGCGCGGCCACCGCCTGGTGCTCGCGGACATCGACGCCGACCATCTCGAGCAGGTCGCCGGCGACATTCGGGCGTCGGCCCCCGAGGGAGTCGGCATCATCACCGTCTTCGCCGACGTGTCCGACGAGAGCACCGCGGCGGCCGCCGTCGAGGCCGGTTACCAGGCCTTCGGCGGGATCGACGGGCTGGTCACGTCGGCCGCGGTGATGGTCTCCAAGCCCCTGACCGAGACCACGCTCGACGACTGGAACTCCCTTCAGTCGGTCAATGTGACCGGTGTCTTCCTGATCTGCCGCGAGTTCATCCGCCGTCTGGTCGAGAACGACCGGACCGGCGCGATCGTCAACCTGTCCTCCATCTCCGGCACCGTCGCGCTACCCAACCAAGCCGCCTACTGCGCCTCCAAGGGCGCAGTGGCCCAGCTGACCCGCCAGATCGCGGTCGAGTACGCACCGCGGGGCATCCGCGCGAACGTCGTCAGCCCCGGCACCGTCGAGACCCGGCAGCTGGCCACCTATCTCAGATCACAGCCGGATCCCGATGCCGCGCGCCGCGCCCTGTATGCCGCGCATCCCATCGGCCGGGTCGGTGAGGCCTCCGAGGTGGCATCAGCCATTGCATTCCTGCTGGGACCCGACTCCAGTTTCGTCACCGGCGCGGCCCTGGCCGTCGACGGTGGTTACACCAGCATCTGA